In a single window of the Candidatus Limnocylindrales bacterium genome:
- a CDS encoding PTS sugar transporter subunit IIA, giving the protein MSRPPEVVPVRLSSILDPGCIVLDVGTGSKHDVLARLAAPILELRPDLDAPAVVAELDRREAESSTAIADGIAIPHARPPVREAIAAFGRSTAGVAFDSLDGKPTRLLFLLLSPLDNPSLHVAWLAHIARVLSDAVTRSRLVDADSREQILEVLREREAELEAAQTGTDQTTETDRTDQTKRSGQSEPSPQLPPAPPLSAMPPVRSGGPDRKGTT; this is encoded by the coding sequence TTGTCCCGACCGCCTGAGGTCGTCCCGGTGCGCCTGTCGTCGATCCTGGACCCGGGCTGCATCGTTCTCGATGTCGGCACGGGGTCCAAGCACGACGTGCTCGCGCGGCTCGCCGCTCCGATCCTCGAATTGCGTCCCGACCTCGACGCTCCTGCCGTCGTCGCCGAGCTCGATCGGCGCGAAGCGGAAAGCAGCACCGCGATCGCCGACGGCATCGCGATCCCGCACGCCAGGCCGCCCGTGCGCGAAGCGATCGCCGCGTTCGGCCGCTCGACCGCCGGCGTCGCGTTCGACTCGCTCGACGGCAAGCCTACCCGCCTTCTGTTCCTGCTGCTGTCGCCGCTCGACAATCCTTCCCTGCACGTCGCATGGCTCGCGCATATCGCGCGTGTGCTTTCGGATGCGGTGACGCGAAGTCGCCTGGTCGATGCCGATTCCCGCGAGCAGATCCTCGAGGTTCTGCGCGAACGCGAAGCCGAGCTCGAGGCCGCCCAGACCGGGACGGATCAGACGACCGAGACGGACCGGACAGACCAGACGAAACGGTCCGGACAGTCGGAACCGTCGCCGCAGTTGCCGCCCGCTCCGCCGCTCTCCGCCATGCCTCCGGTCCGTTCCGGCGGCCCCGACCGCAAGGGCACGACGTGA
- the raiA gene encoding ribosome-associated translation inhibitor RaiA, with amino-acid sequence MTFRHMDVSDALRDYAVEKVERIIAKYLKNAVEAHVILLSHRHRQQCTAEINIHAAGYDISAHADNADMYAAIDFAVDKVEAQLRKHKDRINDRKGRASLHEIATTISVDVVQQTGDQGATKVIETETLVAKPLSVDDAVLQLELTHSEFLVFRNSANSSISVVYKRRDGHYGLIVPTA; translated from the coding sequence GTGACTTTCCGACATATGGATGTGAGCGATGCGCTGCGGGACTACGCAGTCGAGAAAGTCGAGCGCATCATCGCAAAATACCTGAAAAACGCCGTCGAGGCGCATGTGATTCTCCTCTCCCACCGCCATCGCCAGCAGTGCACGGCCGAGATCAACATCCACGCCGCCGGCTATGACATCTCCGCGCACGCCGACAACGCCGACATGTACGCGGCCATCGATTTCGCCGTCGACAAGGTCGAAGCGCAGCTTCGCAAGCACAAGGACCGCATCAACGACCGCAAGGGCCGCGCGAGCCTGCACGAGATCGCGACGACGATTTCGGTCGACGTCGTCCAGCAGACCGGCGATCAGGGCGCGACCAAGGTCATCGAAACCGAAACGCTCGTCGCCAAGCCGTTGTCGGTCGACGACGCCGTGCTGCAGCTCGAGCTGACGCATTCGGAATTCCTCGTCTTCCGCAACTCCGCGAACAGCTCGATCAGCGTCGTCTACAAGCGACGCGACGGGCACTACGGGCTCATTGTCCCGACCGCCTGA
- the rpoN gene encoding RNA polymerase factor sigma-54 — MGLEQRLLLKQSLQLRMTPQLRLAIKILQLSRPELEVMIADELCQNPVLEEIMDAVPERVEQRTGDLEVSESESPDGVAVTNEREPESAQEVGQLDIDEYLDRHSADIHGSVGAGSDRDDNRDRLFENAKAREDTLADALVDQLGLLAMSDDERRIATMIANNLDDDGYLACTVEELAFLSGATIEQLEEAREIVQELEPPGCGSVDLRDCLLVQLRLIGYESDDYVVAVADRYLKELESQKYDKVAKELGTTAAEIVEAHRIIRSLDPRPGRGFGGAETRYITPDAYIVRIGDEFQVALNDEGIPALQVNSYYRSMIKGREAGGEATGYLQERVRAASWLIKSIEQRQRTLRKVVESIVRHQRDFLIQGVSALRPMVLKDVAGDIGMHESTISRATSGKYVHTPQGIYELKWFFTSSLHSSVGEDVSSESVRRKILDIVAKEDPRQPFSDQYICEQLARENIDIARRTVAKYREGLGILPSSKRKRMIALNDQNGFRRR, encoded by the coding sequence ATGGGACTCGAGCAACGACTACTGCTCAAACAAAGCCTGCAGCTGCGGATGACGCCGCAGCTGCGCCTTGCGATCAAGATCCTGCAGCTGTCGCGTCCCGAGCTCGAGGTGATGATCGCCGACGAGCTCTGCCAGAACCCGGTGCTCGAGGAGATCATGGACGCCGTCCCCGAACGCGTCGAGCAGCGCACCGGGGACCTTGAAGTCTCCGAGAGCGAAAGCCCCGACGGGGTCGCCGTCACCAATGAGCGCGAGCCCGAGAGCGCGCAGGAAGTCGGCCAGCTCGACATCGACGAATACCTCGACCGCCACTCGGCCGACATCCACGGCTCGGTCGGCGCCGGCTCGGACCGCGACGACAACCGCGACCGGCTCTTCGAGAACGCCAAGGCCCGCGAAGACACGCTCGCCGACGCGCTCGTCGACCAGCTCGGCCTGCTTGCGATGAGCGACGACGAGCGCCGCATCGCAACGATGATCGCCAACAACCTCGACGACGACGGTTATCTTGCGTGCACGGTCGAGGAGCTCGCGTTTCTGTCGGGCGCCACCATCGAACAGCTCGAAGAAGCGCGCGAGATCGTCCAGGAGCTCGAGCCTCCGGGATGCGGAAGCGTCGACCTTCGCGACTGCCTGCTCGTGCAGCTGCGGCTGATCGGTTACGAGAGCGACGACTACGTGGTCGCGGTCGCCGACCGTTATCTCAAAGAGCTCGAGTCGCAGAAGTACGACAAGGTCGCCAAAGAGCTCGGCACGACCGCGGCCGAAATCGTCGAAGCCCATCGCATCATCCGCTCGCTCGATCCGCGTCCGGGACGCGGTTTCGGCGGCGCGGAGACGCGCTACATCACGCCCGATGCGTACATCGTGCGCATCGGCGACGAATTCCAGGTTGCGCTCAACGATGAAGGCATCCCCGCGCTGCAGGTCAATTCGTACTACCGCAGCATGATCAAGGGCCGCGAGGCCGGCGGCGAAGCGACCGGCTACCTGCAGGAACGCGTGCGAGCGGCGAGCTGGCTCATCAAGTCGATCGAGCAGCGCCAGAGAACTCTCCGAAAGGTTGTCGAGAGCATCGTCCGTCATCAGCGCGACTTCCTGATCCAGGGCGTCAGCGCGCTCAGGCCGATGGTGCTCAAGGACGTGGCCGGCGACATTGGCATGCACGAGTCCACGATCAGCCGCGCGACGTCCGGCAAGTACGTGCATACCCCGCAGGGGATCTACGAGCTCAAATGGTTCTTCACGAGCAGCCTTCACTCGAGCGTCGGCGAAGACGTGTCGTCGGAAAGCGTGCGCCGCAAGATCCTCGACATCGTTGCCAAGGAAGATCCGCGCCAGCCGTTCAGCGATCAGTACATCTGCGAGCAGCTGGCCAGGGAAAACATTGACATCGCCCGCCGTACCGTGGCGAAATATCGCGAAGGACTGGGGATTCTTCCTTCGTCCAAGCGCAAGCGAATGATCGCACTCAACGACCAGAACGGCTTCCGACGCCGATGA
- the lptB gene encoding LPS export ABC transporter ATP-binding protein, with amino-acid sequence MTTAPIRLSARDIVKRYGARTVVDHLSLEIQQGEVVGLLGPNGAGKTTTFHIVVGFEKADEGSVMLGDRAISGLAMYERARAGIGYLPQEPSVFRRLSVEDNLLAILETLDIDEAERRERLETLLEELGVTHVRKTMGAALSGGERRRVEIARALVISPKFMLLDEPFAGVDPIAVIDIQSIIAQLRERGIGVLITDHNVRETLGICDRAYILNEGRILEEGSPESIASSRQAREIYLGERFRL; translated from the coding sequence GTGACGACCGCCCCCATTCGTCTGTCGGCACGCGACATCGTCAAGCGCTACGGTGCCCGTACGGTCGTCGACCACCTGTCGCTCGAAATTCAGCAGGGCGAGGTCGTCGGCCTGCTCGGTCCGAACGGAGCCGGCAAGACCACCACGTTCCACATCGTCGTCGGTTTCGAGAAGGCCGACGAAGGCTCGGTAATGCTCGGAGACCGAGCGATCTCCGGCCTTGCGATGTACGAACGGGCGCGCGCCGGCATCGGATACCTTCCGCAGGAACCCTCGGTCTTCCGGCGCCTCAGCGTCGAGGACAATCTTCTCGCAATCCTGGAAACTCTCGATATCGACGAAGCCGAGCGGCGCGAACGCCTCGAGACTCTGCTCGAGGAGCTCGGCGTAACGCACGTCCGCAAGACAATGGGCGCGGCGCTGTCGGGCGGCGAGAGGCGGCGCGTCGAAATCGCCCGGGCGCTCGTCATTTCGCCCAAGTTCATGCTGCTCGACGAGCCGTTCGCCGGCGTGGACCCGATTGCGGTTATCGACATCCAAAGCATCATTGCGCAGCTCCGGGAACGCGGAATCGGCGTGCTGATCACCGACCACAACGTCCGCGAGACCCTTGGCATCTGCGACAGGGCGTACATCCTCAACGAAGGGCGGATCCTCGAGGAGGGCAGCCCCGAGTCGATCGCTTCGAGCCGGCAGGCGCGCGAGATATACCTCGGCGAACGTTTCCGGCTCTGA
- a CDS encoding LptA/OstA family protein, which translates to MLSSVAGIAKNLELADVPSPINITADRLEFLYGEGLLRYQGNVTVDHAGAKIRAQSLDVSFEPEGKRSLKKITARGNVEVTRGDESARGEVAEYDPTGGTITLSQNARLGSGPNSVAGEKVVVYLNEKRAVVLGGAATPASGTATAGSETAPAAGGRIKAVFMPDALDKKGPDAVDKKGPAKK; encoded by the coding sequence GTGCTGAGCTCGGTGGCCGGCATTGCGAAGAATCTCGAGCTGGCCGACGTGCCGTCGCCGATCAACATCACGGCCGACCGCCTCGAGTTCCTCTACGGCGAGGGCCTGCTCCGCTACCAGGGCAACGTGACGGTCGACCACGCCGGCGCGAAGATCCGCGCGCAGTCGCTCGACGTTTCGTTCGAGCCCGAAGGCAAGCGAAGCCTGAAAAAGATCACGGCGCGCGGCAACGTCGAAGTCACGCGCGGCGACGAATCAGCGCGCGGCGAGGTCGCCGAGTACGATCCGACCGGCGGGACGATCACGCTTTCGCAGAACGCCCGGCTCGGCTCGGGGCCGAACTCGGTTGCCGGCGAGAAGGTCGTCGTCTATCTGAACGAAAAGCGGGCGGTGGTTCTCGGAGGTGCGGCGACGCCAGCCTCCGGCACGGCCACTGCCGGCTCCGAGACCGCGCCGGCCGCGGGCGGCCGCATCAAGGCGGTCTTCATGCCCGACGCGCTCGACAAGAAGGGACCGGACGCGGTCGACAAGAAGGGACCTGCCAAAAAGTGA